In the Alistipes provencensis genome, CTCCAGAAAGGAGGTGTTCCAGCCGCACCTTCCGGTACGGCTACCTTGTTACGACTTAGCCCCAGTCACCGGTTTTGCCCTAGGTCGCTCCTTGCGGTCACGAACTTCAGGCACCCCCAGCTTCCATGGCTTGACGGGCGGTGTGTACAAGGCCCGGGAACGTATTCACCGCGCCATGGCTGATGCGCGATTACTAGCGAATCCAACTTCACGGAGGCGGGTTTCAGCCTCCGATCCGAACTGAGATAGGCTTTCGAGATTCGCATCCCTTCGCAGGGTAGCTGCCCTCTGTACCTACCATTGTAACACGTGTGTAGCCCCGGACGTAAGGGCCGTGCTGATTTGACGTCATCCCCACCTTCCTCTCGGCTTACACCGGCAGTCCCGTCAGAGTGCCCAGCTTGACCTGATGGCAACTAACGGTAGGGGTTGCGCTCGTTATGGGACTTAACCCGACACCTCACGGCACGAGCTGACGACAACCATGCAGCACCTAGTTTCCTGCCCCGAAGGGAAATCCTGTTTCCAGAATCGTCAGTAACTTTCAAGCCCGGGTAAGGTTCCTCGCGTATCATCGAATTAAACCACATGTTCCTCCGCTTGTGCGGGCCCCCGTCAATTCCTTTGAGTTTCATTCTTGCGAACGTACTCCCCAGGTGGATAACTTATCGCTTTCGCTTAGCCGCCGACTGTGTATCGCCGACAGCGAGTTATCATCGTTTACTGCGTGGACTACCAGGGTATCTAATCCTGTTTGCTCCCCACGCTTTCGTGCCTCAACGTCAGAAATAGCTTGGTAAGCTGCCTTCGCAATCGGTGTTCTGTATGATCTCTAAGCATTTCACCGCTACACCATACATTCCGCCTACCGCAACTATTCTCTAGCTAAACAGTATTAGAGGCAGTTCCGGTGTTAAGCACCGGTATTTCACCTCTAACTTATCTAACCGCCTACGCACCCTTTAAACCCAATAAATCCGGATAACGCTTGGACCCTCCGTATTACCGCGGCTGCTGGCACGGAGTTAGCCGGTCCTTATTCGTACTATACTTTCAGTCAGATACGCGTATCTGAGTTTACCCTAGTACAAAAGCAGTTTACAACTCATAGAGCCGTCTTCCTGCACGCGGCATGGCTGGTTCAGACTTGCGTCCATTGACCAATATTCCTCACTGCTGCCTCCCGTAGGAGTTTGGTCCGTGTCTCAGTACCAATGTGGGGGGTTAACCTCTCAGTCCCCCTATGTATCGTTGCCTTGGTGAGCCGTTACCTCACCAACCAGCTAATACAACGCATGCCCATCCAGAACCACCGGAGTTTTCAACCAAAAGGGATGCCCCTTATGATGTTATGGGATATTAGTACCAATTTCTCAGTGTTATCCCCCTGTTCTGGGTAGGTTGCATACGCGTTACGCACCCGTGCGCCGGTCGCCGGCGATTGAAGCAAGCTTCAATCCCGCTGCCCCTCGACTTGCATGTGTTAGGCCTGCCGCTAGCGTTCATCCTGAGCCAGGATCAAACTCTCCATTGTATAAAATGTTTTTGTTTTAAATCTTTAGCTCTAATCTCAAAGGTATTGTTTGAAATCACTCTCTTGCGAGAGTGGAAAAAACTTTTAGCTGCTCAAATACTTCAAAGAACGCTGTTCAATATATTACTATAAGAACAATTTCTCTTATTTCTCAGGGAGTCGGATCTTGCGATCTTTTCCCTTGTTCCGACCGCTTAATTTTTCAGCGGAAAGTGGTGCAAAGATAAGTGTTATTTTTTGAACCACCAAAACTTTTCGAAAGAATTTTTCAGAAAATTTTCAGAACCTTTTTGCTTATCGCTCCTCATCGAAGCGGGTGCAAAGGTAAGTCATTTTTCTGAATCTCCAAAAGATTTAGGAACTTTTTTCAAAATTTTTCAGAACGTGTTTTTTGCCGCTTTCGAGGTGTGTTTCTCTCTCGAAGCGGGTGCAAAGATAAGGGCATTTCCCGGCAATTTCCAAATAATTCGGGGACTTTTTTTCGACAATTTCGACAATTAATCCTCACCCGATTATGGATCAGCGAGTTAGTTCCAAAAGTTTTTTAATAACTTCCGGACAGTGATCCCAAAACGGAAGACAAGATGTCCTTATTATATATAGGTATGTATTTTCAGCCGGTTTTCAGCGCCCGGAACGATCCGGGAAACGGCCGAACGGATCATCACTCCCAACGATAGGGTTCTCCGGGATTCCATGTCGCACTGACCCCGCCATAGGTGATCTCCGCGGCTCCGCCTTTGAGATAACGGGCCGTCGCAACTTCATGCACGCCGCTCCCTTCGGCTCCATTGAAAGCCGAAATATCGAGTTTGCCACCCGGCTGAGGGAAGGGCTCGGACCAAAGGAAGACCACCGGTTCGACGATCGAATAGTCAATATCCAACCGGGGCTTATCCTTTCCCCGCAAAGTTCCGCACCCGGAAAAGAACTCCAGCGAGAGTCCTCCCTCCGCATCCTGCCGCATCCGGAACTTCATTTCTGCCGTCGTTGCGAATTGCATCGTTTCGGATTCCGACGCCATCGAAAGCGTCTGATCGGCCCCGGACCGGATCACGGCCTTCTCTTCGGGTTCGTAGCCATATAAAGTTTCACAGGTAACATGCAGTTCGGTTCCCGTCTCGCCGAGATATTGCCCGATCCTGAATTCGAACCGCCATGTGTATCCCGTCGAGAGCACCCGCCAGACATTTCCATCGTTCACGATGCGCTCCCGGAGGAAATAACGGTCCTGCACCTCCCGCCGGCCTTCGTCCGTCGTCTGACGGCGGTATTCATCCAGTTGGGCAGCCCGCATGGCAGCCTCGCAGTGATTGCCGAACGCCGTATTGACATAACCGAAAAGCACCCACCCCGCCTGCGTGGGTGCGGGAGCATTATCAATCGACGTGCAGGCGCACCCGCAGCCGATCAGCAACAGCAAGAGAAACCGTTTCATCGTTTTGAGTTTTTAGCATCGAACCTCCACCCCATTCCCACGACAAGTATGCCTCGGCAGCCGACCCCGAACTCGCAGCAGAAAAAGAAATCCCGCCCCACGGTGATACCCGCCAAGGTCAACTGCCCCGTAGCGCGCACCTCCGTCCGGTAATCGTCCTCGAAAAAACCGCGACGCATGGCCAACTGGGCCCCCGCTTCTCCGGCCGAATAGAGCCGGAACCGCCGGTGGCAAATCCACGAATAGCGCACCCCGGGCATCACGCTCAGGTAATATTCCCGGAGTTTCCATGTCCTCAGGCCATCCGGAGCGGGATTGAGCCGGTCGGAATAGCGCGCATAGGAGAGCGCCGCCCCGATCTCCCACTTCTCCCCTACCCGGTAGGCATAGGAGGCGGAAAGCGCCCCGAGGCAATGCCGTCCGAAGAAGGAGTTGGAATATTTGCTGTGAAGTACGTCGTAGGCAGGGTTGCCCATGTTTTGATCGTCCCAATCGTCGACGCCCCAGCCGTCGAACATGGGGGCCAAGCCGAACATCAGGCGCAGGTCGTGCCGGGGATTGCGGGACACCGAGCCGTGGAGCAGCATTTCGACCCGCTCATGGACGGGAATTCGTATCTCCGCAGAAGCGGGAACAACCGCCCTTCCGCTGCCTGCCGCCGACCCCCCTGTAAACGACGAATCCGCCTGCTGGGCCGCGGCCGGAAGGCCGGAAAACAACAGTGCGGACAGAATCAATTCGCTGAACTTTCGCATTTCCTCCGAATTTTTGTTCAATATAGCGAATTTCCAGCGAACTCCAAGCGATTTAATGGATTAATTCATAGAGAAGTCGCAGCGTCAGACGATCCGCTCGACGGTAATGTCGGGATTTTCGCGCAGCAGATCGATATATCCCTCCTCGCTGGCCTGCCCCTTGGCCCGGATGACGATCGTGGCGCGGTGTACCACCCCATCGGAGGTGCGCTGCGACTCGACTTCGTAGGAGATGACCGAATAGTCCTTGCTCTCGAGGCGGTCGAACATCGCGTCGATAAGTTCCTTCTTCTGCGCCGAGAAGACGATCATCGTACGACGGCGTCCCAGCCCGCCGAAGAAGAGCGTCAGCACTTCGAGCCCGAACAGCGTCAGCACGGTGGCCGCCCCGGCCACAATATACATGTGCCCTCCGGCCGCAAGCCCGATGCCGGCCGTGGCCCAGAGACTCGCCGCCGTGGTCAGCCCGCGCACCAACTGACGGTGAATGATGATCGTACCGGCACCGATGAATCCGATGCCGCTGACCACCTGCGCCGCAATGCGGCTGGGGTCGAGGCGCAGCCCGTCGTGGGTCGCCAGAAAGTCCTCGAACCCGTATTGCGAGACAATCATCATCAGCGCACTGCCCAACGCCACCAAGAAATGGGTGCGGAAACCCGCATCCTTCACCCGGTATTCGCGGTCGAGCCCGATGACCGTTCCGCAAAGTCCCGCCACGCACAGGCGCACGATAAGATTCCACTCCATCTCCATACGTCGCTCCTTTCCAAATTATTGTTCGGTTTTCTCCTCTTCGACCTTATCCAGCTCCGACCGGATAAATTCGTTCAGCAGCCGGTCGAACTCATCGTCGTCTTCGGAACCGGTATCCGAAACCGCTTCGGCCTGCGGTTCTTCCGCCGCCGTCGGGGTAAGTTCCAGTTCGATACCCAATTCCGCCAACTGCTTCCGGTACCCGGTCCACCACTCCTCCGCCGCTTTCGGATTCAGAACTCCGCCCGGATACGTCCTGTTGTACCAGAGGAACACCCCATCGACTTCGATCCGGGATTCTACATACTCGATCAGCAACAATTGCACCGCGTCGTCCGTACACTGTTCCGCCACGTTCAGGATATCTTCATCGGAGACCGGCTGCCGGCATTTCAGAATGTCCTCCTGCCCCGTCGCATACAGCGAAACCATACACCGGGCCACGTCGCGGCCGAACTGCCGGGCGGTGCGGCTCGTGATGAACGGCGGCGACAGCAGCTCCCGCTCGATGCGCGTAAACGGCTGCGGTATTATCGAATAACGCTTGCACAACTCCACATAGCTATCGAAGAACTGGTTGGGATTGTCCCAGAAAGCATACTCCCCAGAGACTTCCCCGGCCTTCCGCATCCGCGTCGCGGCATACGCCTCGCTGTCCCGCAGAACCTCCCAGAATTCCGGGTCCGGCGCGTCCGCACGGCGCATATCCATGTCGAAGACCCAATAGTAGTCGTGGTATTTCTCGAACAACGGCCCTTCGGTAATACACCCGTCCTCTACCGCGCGGGGGTCGAACTCCGGATCGAGCCTGCCGGCGATGCGGCGCAAAGGCTGTGCATCGTTGCCGCCGTGCGCCAGTTGCCTGCGCGCCTGAACGGCATATTTCTCGAACTCCGCGGCCGGCAGTTCCGCCGTACCGTCGAAATGCTCATCGAGAACGATCCTCAGGGCCGCCGAAAGCCGGTCGCCGGAAAGCAGTTCCTCATCCAATCCGTAGCGACACCACTCCCTGCGCTTCTCCTTATCCGCATAGCGGCCCTTCTCGTAAATTTTTATCAGAAACTCGACCGCCGGGAGATATTTCTTGTGCGCGGCGCGCTCGATCAGGTCCAGCCCCTTGTAGGGATTGAACGAAGTCTCGTCGCCACCCATCATCTTCACTCCGCAGTCGTACATCTGGTCGGCCATCTCCACGCTCACGCCGAGCTGTCGGTACTCCTCGACCTTCGCAGGGTCCTTGCAGCCGAACTCGTCGCCCGAATAGATCTCGATCAGCCGGTTGACGGCCTCCTCGTTGCGGCCCCGCGCCGCAATGTCGAGCATCCGGATGATCTCCCCGACGGGCATCTTCTCCGGACGGAACTTGTTCTCGACATAGAGGCGCGCCAAGTCTTCGGAGCCCGTTCCGGCCCATTCGTAACGGCAGAAATAACAGTCCCACGCCTTTTCGTACTCCTCGTCCTGCTCGTAAAAGAACCCCAGCAGGTAGGCGGCGAACTGATCCTTGCGCAGATACCCGCCTTTGGCCCAGCGATAGGCGTCCTCCTTCTCTCCCTCGTTCCAGCAGATTCCCGCCATGCTCGAAAAAGCATCTGCAACGTCGTGAAGGGCCGCCTTCTTGTAATATTTCACGGCCGTCTCCATATCGCCGTCGAGGTGGTGGAACAATCCCATCTGCGAATAGCCCCGGCAGTCGCCCAAGTCGATCATCTTCTGAAAGTATTCGAACGCCTTTTCCCGGTCCTTCTCCACGATGTCGCCCGACGCATAGAGGTTGCCGAGTTTCATCAGGGCCCGCGTATCGTTCGCCTGCGCCCCCTTGCGGTAACATTCGAGCGTTTTCTCCGGGTCGGCAGGATACTTGTCGGACCCGAATTCATACTGCTGTCCGAGGTAGGAATAGGCCTCGACGCAACCCAGTTTGATCGCCCGTTCGTAGTAGTGCACGGCCAGCGTGTAGTTCAGCTTCACGCCCATTCCCCATGCGTAATGGATGCCCAGCCGCAGGAAAGCGTGCCCGAGGTTCTGCTCCCGGACCGCTTTTTTGAGGTAGTCGAACGAAATATAGTAATTGCGGTAGTCGCGGTAATATTTGGTGTGCATGGCGAAGCAGGCATAACAATGCCCGGCCTTGGACTGCCGTTCGAGCATGTCCCAGATCTCGGGCGACACCTCGTCGCTGCGTTTGTCCAGATCGTAGAAGAGCTTGCAGATCAACTTCTGGGCCTTGGAGTTGCTCCGCTCGGCCGAGGCGGCCAGCGCGACGATGGCCTCGTTGTACTCCTTGGCCCGGTAGAGCGCCTCGCCCTCCTCGTAATCGAAATCGAAGTCATTGTCCGCCCCGGCGGGTGCGACCGTGTAGAGCGGGCGGCTCCCCTCCTGCCCCGGCTCCTCTTTCAGGGTCTCGTTCAACAGGATTTTGACGTTGTTGACCAGCAGCGAGAACTTGCGCTCGGGATTGGGATAGGCATCTATCCAGTGCTTCTGCTGGAGACGCATCAGCAGCCCGTTCTCGCATGTGATCTTGCCCACGACATAGGGAATGATCAGTTTGCGCTTGTTCTGGGCCTGCGCGATCTCGGTCTTGACCCACTCCGACTCCAGAGCCTCGTCGGTCAGCACCACGACCACGACCCGGCAGGCGGATATCGCCCGGTAGATCGCATCGTCGTAATCGACCCCGGCGCTGCGGCTGTCCAAGTCGCGGGGTGCGTACCAACAGCGGATATTCTCCTCTTCGAGCACATGCGAGATGGCTTTTACGATATCTACATACTGGCTTTTGTAGCTGATAAAAACGTCATGGCAAATCATCGGGCGGTAGTTTGCAGGGTGGAAAGAACTTTTGTCATCCAAATATACGATTTTTTCAGCGATTCGATTGCAGTGTGGGAAATATTTCGTACTTTTGCAGGCTAAGTTTAACTAATTAACTATTTACGACAATGCCGAAAATGAAAACCAATGCCGCTGCGAAGAAGCGTTTTACCTTCACCGGCACAGGAAAGATCAAGCGCAAACACGCTTATCACAGTCACATCCTGACCAAAAAGACGACGAAACAGAAGCGTAACCTCTGCTATTCGGGTATCGTTTCTGCGGCCGACGAGGCCAAAATCAAGAACCTGCTCGTTAAATAATTAACCCGCAGCATTTTATTAATCGGAGCAGAACAGCCCCAAAGAATACGGGAGAACCGTATCGCTGTGAGCTCTCAAAAAACTTTACAGTATGCCACGTTCAGTAAACGCAGTTGCGTCACGCGCACGTCGAAAGAAAGTTTTGAAACTTGCCAAAGGCAACTTTGGTTCAAGGGGAAACGTTTGGACCGTTGCGAAAAATACGGTCGAAAAGGGTCTGTGCTATGCTTATGCACACCGCGCCCTCAAGAAGCGGACATTCCGTTCGCTGTGGATCACGCGTATCAACGCCGCCGTCCGCGCTCAGGGAATGACCTATTCACAATTTATCGGCAAACTCAACGCCAAGGGCATCGTCCTCAACCGCAAGGTGATGGCCGATCTGGCAATGAACGAGCCGAAAGCATTCGAGGCAATAGTTAAAGCAGTTAAATAGCCCTTCCCCGGAGGGGTTTTAGCGGCGGACACCACCTCGGTGTCCGCCTTTTTTGGCATAAAACCGATTTACGATGGAGACATGGAAAAAGACATTCGCCGTCATCTGGAGCGGACAGTTGGCATCGATCCTCAGCAGCGAGGTCGTGGCCTACTCG is a window encoding:
- a CDS encoding MgtC/SapB family protein, whose translation is MEMEWNLIVRLCVAGLCGTVIGLDREYRVKDAGFRTHFLVALGSALMMIVSQYGFEDFLATHDGLRLDPSRIAAQVVSGIGFIGAGTIIIHRQLVRGLTTAASLWATAGIGLAAGGHMYIVAGAATVLTLFGLEVLTLFFGGLGRRRTMIVFSAQKKELIDAMFDRLESKDYSVISYEVESQRTSDGVVHRATIVIRAKGQASEEGYIDLLRENPDITVERIV
- a CDS encoding toll/interleukin-1 receptor domain-containing protein, with the translated sequence MICHDVFISYKSQYVDIVKAISHVLEEENIRCWYAPRDLDSRSAGVDYDDAIYRAISACRVVVVVLTDEALESEWVKTEIAQAQNKRKLIIPYVVGKITCENGLLMRLQQKHWIDAYPNPERKFSLLVNNVKILLNETLKEEPGQEGSRPLYTVAPAGADNDFDFDYEEGEALYRAKEYNEAIVALAASAERSNSKAQKLICKLFYDLDKRSDEVSPEIWDMLERQSKAGHCYACFAMHTKYYRDYRNYYISFDYLKKAVREQNLGHAFLRLGIHYAWGMGVKLNYTLAVHYYERAIKLGCVEAYSYLGQQYEFGSDKYPADPEKTLECYRKGAQANDTRALMKLGNLYASGDIVEKDREKAFEYFQKMIDLGDCRGYSQMGLFHHLDGDMETAVKYYKKAALHDVADAFSSMAGICWNEGEKEDAYRWAKGGYLRKDQFAAYLLGFFYEQDEEYEKAWDCYFCRYEWAGTGSEDLARLYVENKFRPEKMPVGEIIRMLDIAARGRNEEAVNRLIEIYSGDEFGCKDPAKVEEYRQLGVSVEMADQMYDCGVKMMGGDETSFNPYKGLDLIERAAHKKYLPAVEFLIKIYEKGRYADKEKRREWCRYGLDEELLSGDRLSAALRIVLDEHFDGTAELPAAEFEKYAVQARRQLAHGGNDAQPLRRIAGRLDPEFDPRAVEDGCITEGPLFEKYHDYYWVFDMDMRRADAPDPEFWEVLRDSEAYAATRMRKAGEVSGEYAFWDNPNQFFDSYVELCKRYSIIPQPFTRIERELLSPPFITSRTARQFGRDVARCMVSLYATGQEDILKCRQPVSDEDILNVAEQCTDDAVQLLLIEYVESRIEVDGVFLWYNRTYPGGVLNPKAAEEWWTGYRKQLAELGIELELTPTAAEEPQAEAVSDTGSEDDDEFDRLLNEFIRSELDKVEEEKTEQ
- the rpmI gene encoding 50S ribosomal protein L35, producing MPKMKTNAAAKKRFTFTGTGKIKRKHAYHSHILTKKTTKQKRNLCYSGIVSAADEAKIKNLLVK
- the rplT gene encoding 50S ribosomal protein L20, which codes for MPRSVNAVASRARRKKVLKLAKGNFGSRGNVWTVAKNTVEKGLCYAYAHRALKKRTFRSLWITRINAAVRAQGMTYSQFIGKLNAKGIVLNRKVMADLAMNEPKAFEAIVKAVK